One genomic window of Myxocyprinus asiaticus isolate MX2 ecotype Aquarium Trade chromosome 5, UBuf_Myxa_2, whole genome shotgun sequence includes the following:
- the LOC127441115 gene encoding piggyBac transposable element-derived protein 4-like, with protein MITKVPCPAVVKEYNKNMGGVDLLDSLTALYRNKIRSKKWYHRLVFHLLDMIIVTTWLLYRRDCEGTGMRKKEHMKLYTFKSHISEGLCKSGKSLEPKKGRPSSTIAGEYEEKRRKGPTAPIPVPVVQMDATAHWMIMAEKKGTCKVPGCTGTPKAKCRKCDIHLCFTSTSNCFLRFHTE; from the coding sequence ATGATCACCAAAGTCCCCTGTCCTGCTGTGGTGAAAGAATACAACAAGAATATGGGTGGGGTGGATCTACTTGACTCACTGACTGCACTGTACCGGAACAAAATCAGATCAAAGAAGTGGTACCACCGGCTGGTGTTCCACTTACTGGATATGATCATCGTGACCACCTGGCTGCTCTACCGAAGAGATTGTGAAGGCACTGGCATGAGAAAGAAGGAACATATGAAGCTGTATACCTTCAAGTCACACATCTCTGAAGGCCTATGCAAAAGTGGAAAGAGCCTGGAGCCCAAGAAAGGTCGTCCCAGTTCCACAATTGCTGGTGAGTACGAGGAGAAGAGGAGAAAAGGACCCACTGCCCCAATTCCAGTCCCTGTTGTGCAAATGGATGCCACAGCCCACTGGATGATTATGGCTGAAAAGAAGGGGACATGCAAGGTACCAGGGTGCACAGGTACACCAAAAGCTAAGTGCCGGAAATGTGATATCCACCTCTGTTTCACATCCACCAGCAACTGCTTTCTGAGGTTTCACACAGAATAG